One part of the Mya arenaria isolate MELC-2E11 chromosome 3, ASM2691426v1 genome encodes these proteins:
- the LOC128228146 gene encoding myosin-11-like, protein MKNIEVKMAEQKRKFEQMLDGKDTQIEESQEMLNTMEGQVIAFQQIVTQKDNYISELKKENSELLSKLKRSEQNLRDTNKELSDVRDIKNDAEAKTKQRNNQIHQLHMKQKELVSTLEQTESERKNVFDDLLIAKKQLHDTEVKLFEVREQKRDTEGKMHDALLRWVRWCRTFILTKIQTSSTSATNTDQRSWRRCSVSFMTTSGQPLTRSWKTSSFKIDT, encoded by the exons atgaaaaatatagaaGTCAAGATGGCAGAACAGAAACGAAAGTTTGAACAAATGCTGGATGGAAAGGATACCCAAATTGAAGAAAGCCAGGAGATGTTAAATACTATGGAAGGACAGGTGATTGCCTTTCAACAGATAGTTACACAGAAAGATAACTACATAAGCGAACTAAAGAAGGAGAACAGTGAACTCCTTTCAAAACTAAAGCGATCTGAACAAAATTTACGCGACACAAATAAGGAGCTAAGTGACGTTCGAGACATAAAAAACGACGCTGAAGCCAAAACAAAGCAAAGAAATAACCAGATTCACCAACTTCATATGAAACAAAAGGAACTGGTTTCAACACTTGAGCAAACCGAAAGCGAGAGAAAAAACGTTTTTGATGATCTCCTTATAGCAAAAAAACAGCTTCACGACACTGAGGTAAAGCTGTTTGAAGTTCGAGAGCAGAAAAGGGATACAGAAGGCAAAATGCACGATGCACTGCTTAG ATGGGTGAGGTGGTGTCGgacatttattttgacaaaaatccAGACATCGTCCACCTCAGCGACGAATACAGACCAACGAAGCTGGCGGAGATGTTCAGTGAGCTTTATGACAACGAGTGGACAGCCGCTTACACGGTCATGGAAGACGAGCAGTTTCAAGATCGACACATGA
- the LOC128225671 gene encoding uncharacterized protein LOC128225671 codes for MVPCGLLPTKFIDCEHCGKALKNNKPRIRKGAQKGWQGNVKRPNTDTRKAAPNTFIEYIDLILFVPFRSLGVFALWKCWPFKETTIIDDIGEASGLPLLARVTLMLWGVLNFLPFGNNGHLKAKANRFYH; via the exons ATGGTTCCTTGTGGCCTTCTGCCGACAAAGTTCATCGATTGTGAGCACTGT GGTAAAGCactgaaaaataataaaccaCGTATCCGAAAAGGAGCTCAAAAAGGTTGGCAAGGCAATGTAAAACGACCAAACACCGATACACGGAAGGCAGCTCCAAACACATTTATAGAAT ATATAGATTTGATACTCTTTGTGCCATTTAGAAGTTTGGGAGTGTTTGCTCTTTGGAAGTGCTGGCCATTTAAAGAGACAACAATCATAGATGACATAGGGGAAGCTTCAG GTTTACCTTTGCTAGCAAGGGTAACATTGATGTTATGGGGAGTTTTGAACTTTTTGCCTTTTGGAAACAATGGCCATCTAAAGGCGAAAGCAA ACCGGTTTTACCATTGA